In Rosa rugosa chromosome 4, drRosRugo1.1, whole genome shotgun sequence, the genomic stretch TTGACATGGCTTGATTGTagcacaattttttttctttctcaaacaCAATAACACATCATCTTAATTAAGAAAGTACGGATATGGTCCTAACAATATGTGTTAGAAGCGTGTCGGACAATATGAGAGTGTCGGTGGCCAATGGTTGgtgttatttacttatttagaaCATAATCAGTGGCAGACCTACGTGCGGGTCAGACAGGGGCGGACGCACTTAAGGACGAGTGGGGGCTACTGCCCCCAGTGAATTCTTTTCATTTGCTCAGCAGCTTCATATATATGTTATGTTCATCGGTTTTTGCCCCCAGTGGAAGAGGAATATGCTTCTGCTGCCCCATAACTATTGAGTAATCTGCTGCCTCACAAGTCACAAGTCTAAAATTATAATCAATATTCTTACTATCCCTTAGCCCTTACCTCCTAAGCCCAAAGGAAAACTAACGTCTTTTAATATTCAAGCCCAAAAATGTTAAACAAAGCCCAAAGCAGGTTTTGGTCAAATACAGAACCAAAAGTTTCAGAATTTTAGCCTCGAAAATCAAAATTCCTCAATTCCAATTGTGGAGCCTCGTCTCCGTCGTTCAATTTCTCAGCTTTCAGGGTTTGTCTCGCTCCTCCCTTCGGATAGTAATTCACTTTTAGGGTTTCGTCACTACAGTGAAACTTCGCAGCTTCcaaaatgtgattttttttattcttgctTTCGAAAATTGCAGAGGTTGCGGTTGAAAATGGACGGTGAGGAGTTGACTGAGCAGGAGACTGCTCTTTACGATCGCCAAATTAGGGTTTGGGGCGCTGATGCTCAGAGAAGGTAAAGAatctacctttttttttttttggaattttgGGTTGCTTCGTTTGCTTAaagctttgattttgttttagaCTGAGCAAAGCTCATATACTAGTCTGTGGAATTAATGGGACTACTGCCGAGGTAATTGAACTGTCCTATCTACTCCTTTGGTTTGTGTTTGAATGAAAATGTTATTGAGCAATCTTGTTATACTTTgtctccaatttttttttttttgtttttgggtagtTTTGCAAGAACATTGTACTAGCAGGAGTTGGTAGTTTGACACTGGTCGATGATCGGGTAGCGACCGAAGAAGCCCTTTCTGCTAACTTTTTGATACCTTCTGATGAAAGTGTGTGTGGGGGGAAAACTCTAACCGAGCTTTGTCGCGATTCTCTGAAAGATTTCAATCCGATGGTTCGTGTTTCTGTGGAGAAAGGTCTGGTTTCTAGTGCTACAGAGTTTCCATTGTCTTGATTCAGTATAATTAACTTGTTGCTGAAAAGAATTTTAAGTAAAATGGTTGTTCATATCAAACAAGTGGTGATGGTTAGGAAAATTATGGTACTTAGATTAGTTAATTGGTTCTTTGTAATTTCTGGTAGAAGAACAATTAAGAATATCCCACTATTTGTTCTCACAGGTGACTTGTCAAACTTTGGCGGTGAGTTCTATAGCAAGTTTGATGTTGTGGTTATCAGTTGTTGCCCTCTCTCTACAAAAGTATGATGCCCTTTCTCTTCAGATTTGATTATAACTTTCTGAAATTTGCATTGATCATGAGTTTAAATCCACATTATCTGTTGTCTTTTGTCAATTCTTCTTCTGTAGAAGCTGATCAATGAAAAATGCCGAAAGTTATCAAAGCGGGTAGCATTTTACACAGTTGATTGTAGAGACTCTTGTGGTGAAATTTTTGTTGATCTGCAACTCCATAAATATTCGAAGGTTACCATCTGATTTGGTTTCTCATATGCTCATTTCATTGAAATGGTTCCCAGTTTCTTTTGTTGATTTATGGCTAATGCAATAATAGCCATTATTGCTAGAACTGTAGATCTAATAAGTTTCCAATGAATCACTATTTGTTTGAGCACATATTGGACTGTTATGATGATCAAGCTTATAATGACAAAATACCCTCAAGCATCTTCAGCATAGAGGCTCTAATGACAGAGAAAGTacttactttcttcttcttcttcttttccttaaCAGCAAAAACTGGAGGAAACAATTGAATGTCAACACAATTATCCAAG encodes the following:
- the LOC133745305 gene encoding SUMO-activating enzyme subunit 1A-like, with protein sequence MDGEELTEQETALYDRQIRVWGADAQRRLSKAHILVCGINGTTAEFCKNIVLAGVGSLTLVDDRVATEEALSANFLIPSDESVCGGKTLTELCRDSLKDFNPMVRVSVEKGDLSNFGGEFYSKFDVVVISCCPLSTKKLINEKCRKLSKRVAFYTVDCRDSCGEIFVDLQLHKYSKQKLEETIECQHNYPSFEESISVPWKALPRKMSKLYFAMRVIERFEDAEQRKPGEVSIADLPGVLKLKNEFCEAQSLKESHIPDALLERLVTDPREFPPVCPIIGGILGQEVIKAISGKGEPLKNFFFFDAMDGKGIIEDLSNNTGS